Sequence from the Collinsella aerofaciens ATCC 25986 genome:
ATGTGTAGTGTGGTGCCGCGTATGTCGCATTTGAGCAGACAGGTGCGTGACGGTCGGCCTAGGATGCTGAGGTCGATACGATACGTCGCATGGCTGTCCGTGTACTCGACTTGCTCGGCGTTAATGGTTGCTCCGATTGCCAAATAAACGCCTAGCTCGGCATCGACAATCTTGAAGTCCTTTATCTTGACCTTGAACTCTTGATAGAGGGACGGGCTGTTGTAGTAGACGGTTCGGGTTCCGTCGGTGCACTCATCGGTCGTCTCCCATTTGACGACGGGCTGGTCCGAGCTGGCTATCAGCAGTTCTGCTCCAAAAGCTATGGCATGGGTGATGACAACCAGCAATGCCCAGCCGACAAAGAGATAGAGAACCACATATGCAACGGGGTGTTTTGAGCGGATGTTTTGGAGCGCGTTGGGGGCATTCATGGGGCACCTCCAAATTACTATCTATGGCAATCAAATTATACCCTGCCGCCATGTGCGCCGCCTCGAGCAGCGGTTCGGCATTTAGCTATTTAGTGGCGCACATGAAATGCCGGATTCGGCTCTACTAGATTGAGTGTGCGATATTATGCAACCTTGCATAATTCGACCTTGCATAATCTTTGAGTGCGGTTTGTATTGGAGGACATGTATATCGACTGAGGTAACACGTCCGCCCCGCTCTCTCGCCGCGCGCCGTGGTACGATTTTTGAGTTTGAAAGTCCCGCCGTGCTCCGGCTGCCCTTGCAGCTCGGCGTGCGGCCGCACGTAAAGGAGCCATCATGGCCGGTATGAACATGCAGCAGATGATGAAGCAGGCTCGCAAGATGCAGGAGCAGCTTGCCGCCGCGCAGGAGAACCTCAAGTCCCAGACCGTCGACGCCTCTGCCGGCGGCGGCATGGTCAAGGTGACCGTTAACGGCGAGATGGAGCTCGTCAACCTCACCATCGATCCCGATGCGCTCGATCCCGAGGACGTCGATATGCTGCAGGATATGATCATGGCTGCCGTCAACGAGGCCGTCCGCGGCGTCAACGAGCTCGCCAACAAGCAGATGGGCGCCATCACCGGCGGCCTCAACATCCCGGGCATGCCGTTCTAAGACACGCATATATATGAGTGCCAACCACAGTCTGCAAAAACTGCTCGATGAGCTGGGCCGTCTGCCGGGCATTGGTCCCAAGTCGGCCCAGCGCATCGCCTATTACCTGTTGGAGGCCGACGCCGAGGAGGCGCGCCGCCTGGCCGAGGCCATCCTGGAGGTCAAGCAGGAGGTCCACTTTTGCAGCCGCTGCTTTAACTACGCCACGGCCGACGAGTGCTCCATCTGCCAGGACCCGATGCGCGATACCACTCGCATTTGCGTGGTGGGCGAGCCGCGCGATGTCCAGGCGATCGAGCGCACGGGCAGCTACCACGGCCTCTACCACGTATTGGGCGGCGTGATCAGTCCCATGGACAAGATTGGCCCCGAGCAGCTGCACATTCGAGAGCTGCTGGCACGCTTGGGCCACGAGGACATCCACGAGGTCATCATCGCCACCAACCCCAATATTGAGGGCGAGACCACGGCGAGCTATCTGGCCCGTACCATCAAGCCGTTGGGCGTCGAGGTGTCGCGTCTGGCAAGCGGCCTTCCCGTGGGCGGCGACTTGGAGTATGCCGACGAGCTTACGCTTGGCCGCGCCATCGAGGCCCGCCGCGCGATTTAGGTGGCGAGCCTGCTCCTGCCGTATGTTTTCCTCGCGACGCACGGGGTAGTCATAATTTCCCCGTGCGACTGTGAGTTTGTTGTGCAACAAAGATGCTTCGTATCCACTTATCGCATGGATGCTTCCGCTCGCATCCTTAATTTGTCCATTCGTTGCGCAACCTTTTTGGTTCGCTGATACACTCAAATATGGATTCGAATGAATGCGCCGCTCCCGAGCGGCGTGTTTTTGTTGGAGGAGAACGCATGCGGCCCGGTGGCACTCAGACAAAGCGCGGCGCCGCGGTGCGCATACGACGCCGACTGGGCTTGGCGTCGCGGGCGTACGCACTGCTATCGTGCTCGCTGGTGCTGGTCATAGCTGGCGTTTCTGCCTATGGCATGACCGTGCCGTCCATGATGCAGGCGCATGCCGCACGCGAACCGCGCGTGGGGCATGAGGTCAAAAGCGATCTGGGCACCACGACTGGATATGCTTGGGCAAGTGTGGTCGGGCATATTGTGTTTGGCACCGACGATGCGGACGGCGCCGAGGCCCCGGACAACGAAGTCACGCTTGCCAATGGCAAAACCATCGTGCTCACCAACACCAAGATCATCGATCGATTGTCCAACAATAGCGTGGCGGCAACGGTGAATAAGGTCGAGCAGCAAAAGGAGCAGGACGCCCAGCAGTCCGGAAAGCCCGGTAGCTCGGATACTTCTGGCTCCGGCTCGGATTCATCGAGTTCGGGCGGCGGCTCTGGGTCGGGTTCCTCTACCGGAGGGCCTGGAAACGGCGGCTCGACGGGCGGCAACACTGACAACGATGCAAACTCCGGCGGCCTTTCCGCTGCTGAGGAAGAGAGCATTCACAGTTGGCTTGTGACCAAGTACAACATGCTCGACGGCTATGTTTCTCGTGCCAATGACGTGGTCTCGACCTATAACTCTACGGGAGATCCCAGGCCGTGCGACAGCCTGGTCGGGGAGATGTTTGTCATTCGAGCCGAGTTCGGTCGTCAGACATTCTCGCCCCGGTCAAGGTGGTATCAGCAGTATGCCAATCTGTGGGGCTGTTACACCAACCTATGTCAATGGGTCGGCCATTACGGCGATGATGACGTCGCGCTCGGTAACTTCAACAATAACGTGGCGGCGCTTGCCCTATGATGACCGATCTTGCATCCACCACACCACAATCGCTCGGTCGCGATCCCATGGTCGGCCTGCGCCTGGCGCGTGTCGACGGGTTTGAGCCGGCCATTGCGCTCGGTCAGGACGAACTGCCTGCCTATCTGCGTCGTTTTACGATACTGTTTGCCGACGATGCCACCATGCGCCGTGGCGGTATCGGCCGCGTGACGCGTGCTGTCAACGCCCAAGGCGAGGACGTAGCACTCAAACAGCTCATCTTGCCGACGCGCGATGAGTTTGACGACGATGCCGCCCATGAGTCGCTGGTCGCCAAGTTCAAAGCGGCATTTCGCGAGGAATATGAATGCCATCGCGCCCTTTCGGGCCTTAAGGGCTTTCCCCGCCTCTATGGCTGGGGCGAGGTTGACGGTGTGCCTGCAATTGTCATGGAATGGGTCGAGGGCGAGACGCTCGCCCGCTTGCGCTCGCGACTCGCCGTGGACGATGCCGGACGCCTATCGCCGCTTGTGGCGGCGCGTCTGGGTCGCGACCTGTTCGATCTGCTCTGCCGTATGAGCCTGGTGGGCGAGGGCTTTGTCCATCGCGATATCTCGCCCGCTAATATTATGGTGCGTACGGCGCGCCTGCCGCTTGACCGACAGCTTGCCGAGGGCACCTTTGACCTGTGCCTGATCGACTTTGGCTCGTCGCTGGCGCTTGAGCCTGCGTCGGCCGTGGCCGGTACCGGCGGCAAGGCGTCGTTTACGGAGCGTTATGCCACGCTGCGTCGCGCGACGGTTGCCTATGCCCCGCCCGAGATGCTCACCGACGATATTCCCGACCTGCGCGCTTTGCGTATGTCGCCGGCGATTGACGTCTATGCCGCGACAAGCACGGTTTACGAGCTCATTGCCGGCGTCGTGCCATACGAAGCCGCGCCGAGCACTTCGGGCACCTCGGGTTCGCGCAAAAAGACGCGCGACATTGCCAGCCCCTACCGTCTCAAGACGGACACACGGCCCGACTATCCCATTGGTGCCCATGCGCCCGGTTGTGATTTGACTCAGCTGCTTCGTCGTGAGCCCGATGTGGCGCTCGCCGCGGCCGAGCAGGCCCAGCAGCTGGGGCTTGAGCCGGATTCCGAAGAGCTACGCGATGCGCTGGCGTTTGTCGATGCCCAGCTGTTCGACGTGGTGATGGCCTGTCTGTCCAGTCATCAAAAAGATCGTCCCGAGCCGGCGGCGGTCGAGGCGGCGCTCTCGGCGTTTTGTGACCACTATGCGCAAAATGTCGGTCGTTCGCTTCGCGGCGAGCCGCTCACGCCGTGCCCCATGGATGCGTCTGGCCGCGCGGTTCGTCGCGCGCTGATGGTCGGCGCGACGGTCGTCTGTGGCGTGGTTTGGGCTGTGGTCGTGGTTTCGGCCGCGCTGCTGGCGTCGGGCGCCCGCGTGACGGCGACTTTGGGATCGCTCGTGTGGTCTGGGTCGCTACCGAGTATTATTGCCGCACTGGCGTTGGCGCTGCCAGGCATAGCCGGCGTTACCGCGGGGGCACTTGCGCGCAATCGGCGCTCGGGGTTCCTGCAGGGTGTGCTTGCGCTTTCTGCCTGCGAGGTTCCGGTGCTGGTTGTGGCTGCATGTAGCGTATTTTCCCAACGCGCCGTGATGGGCGGCCTTGTTGCCGCTCTGGTTGCAACCTATACGCTTACGTGGTTTTTGCTTGCGATGGGCTTTGCCTTTGAACTTCCCGTTTCGGCACCACGACGCACAAAAGCCCAGATGGCGACTCCGCTTGCCGGTGGAGCCGCAGCTGCCCGTACTTTTGGCGGACCTGTCGAAGTATCGTCCGATTCTATTTCTACGACCAAGGAGGCCTAGGTCATGGCATCTCAAGTTGAGCTCACCCCATGCGGGGCCATGTTTGACATCTTTAAGCGCGCGGCGCATCTGAGCCATATCGAGCTGTGCGGCTTGGTGCTTTCGTCCCGTCCGCTCGCCGACGGCCGCAGCCCGCAGAGCCGAGCCGCCGATCGCTCTTGGGTTTCCCGCTTTATCGTTCGCGCGCCGGTCGGCACGCTTCAGCAGCGCTACTTTGCCGAATACGGTACCTCGGCTGCGCGTATTATGTCGCAACTGGCCCTGCGCCAGCGCAATCCCATGGACTCCACGGCTGTGATCAATATGGTGTGCGGTCCTGCAGGTGAACCGATGGTACGCGCGCTCGAAGAGTGCCACCAGGACACGAATCTCTATCGCAACGCGCTCGATCGCCTGTCCCAGGCGGCGGAACTCATGCCCGCCGAGCGCGCCGAGGCCGTGCTGGTGCTGTTTGTCGCCGTCGGTTGTTCGGCGGATGTGCGGTCCTCGGTGAACTATTCCATCGACTACGCGCACGCGACCTGTGGCGGAGGCACATCCACGCCGCGTTCGCTTGGCATGTCGCTGACTGCGGGCGAACGCGAACCCGCCCCGGCGCACCCCTTGGGCTTGCTGCGCGTGCAAAACAGTTTTGTCGTGAGCGCCCCGCGCTGGATTCAGCCGAGTGAGCAGGGTGTTGAGATTGGCGCGCTGGCCACTGGTGAGGGCGATATTACCGACGTCGGCGACGATGTCTCGGCCCGCCATGCCCATATCTGGTGCGATGCTCAAAATATCTGGCACGTCGAGGACTTGTCGTCCACCAACGGAACCGTGGTGGTAAACGGGGCCACGCGCGTCTGCATTCAGGTCGAGCCCGGCCGTTCCGCCCAACTCAATCCCGGCGACGAGCTCAAGCTCGGCGAATCCACTACCTACGCCATCCTCTTCGGTGCTCTCTAGCCGGCAGATAGGGACGTTCCTTTTCTGCCGGCACTTGGGGACACTCCTCGGCGCGCCAGAGCCGGTCGCCTGGGGATGGAGAGGCCATTTTGGCCCTTGGCAGTCACCCAAGGTAAACCTTTACCGCCCGCCTATATTTGCCGAAATTACACTTGAAGGCGGGGTACAATAAACCCGCATGCGGATTTCCGTTGCGGGCGCTTCCCATCGCCGGGGCGTGCCCGGGAGCATCCGGCATGCGGCCTTTGCGGCGCTCGGTCATGTGCAAGACGGGCGGTCGGGTCTGTGGGGCGCATCAGCTGTCCCTCGCCTCGGCATGTCTTCTCTCCACGCCACGTACCTGCTGCTGAGCCTGCCTGCCAGATGATTGGAAGCAACAGCGTAAATCCCATCACGCCAACATCCCGGCGATCGCCGGGGCCTGTATACCTATATGAGAGGAGAGGGGTATATGGCGCGTAAGTTTAAGTCTATGGACGGCAACGAGGCGGCCGCATATGTTTCGTATGCGTACACCGAGGTAGCGGGAATCTATCCCATTACGCCGTCCAGCCCGATGGCCGACCATGTCGACCAGTGGGCGGCCCAGGGTCGCAAGAACATCTTCGGCACCCCGGTCAAGGTCGTCGAGATGGAGTCCGAGGCAGGTGCAGCCGGTACCGTTCACGGTTCGCTGGGCGCCGGTGCTCTGACCACCACCTACACGGCTTCTCAGGGTCTGCTCCTGATGATCCCGAACATGTACAAGATCGCGGGCGAGCAGCTCCCGGGCGTCTTCCACGTCTCCGCGCGTTGCGTCGCTTCCCACGCCCTGAACATTTTTGGCGATCACTCCGACGTCATGGCCTGTCGTCAGACCGGCTTCGCCATGCTCGCCGAGGGCAACGTCCAGGAGGTCATGGACCTCTCGCCGGTGGCTCACCTTGCCGCCATCGAGGGTAAGACCCCGTTCCTTAACTTCTTCGACGGCTTCCGCACCAGCCACGAGATCCAGAAGGTCGCCATGTGGGACTACAAGGATCTGGCCGAGATGTGCGACATGGACGCCGTCCAGGCTTTCCGCGACCACGCGCTCAACCCTGAGCACCCGCACACCCGCGGCAGCCACGAGAACGGCGATATCTTCTTCCAGAACCGTGAGGCCTGCAACAAGGTCTACGACGAGCTTCCCGCCGTCGTCGAGGGCTACATGAAGAAGATCAACGAGAAGCTCGGCACCGATTACGGCCTGTTCAACTACTACGGCGCTCCCGATGCCGACCGCGTCGTCGTGTGCATGGGCTCCTTCTGCGACGTGCTCGAGGAAGTCATCGACTACCTCAACGCTCACGGCGAGAAGGTCGGCCTGGTCAAGGTTCGCCTGTTCCGTCCGTTCTCCATCAAGCACTTCGTCGACGTTCTCCCCGAGACCGTCCAGAAGATCGCCGTCATGGACCGCACCAAGGAGCCGGGTTCCATCGGCGAGCCGCTCTACCAGGACGTCGTCTCCGCTCTCTACGAGGCCGGCAAGACGGGTATCAAGGTCGTCGGCGGCCGTTACGGCCTGGGCAGCAAGGACACGCCTCCCGCGTCCGCGTTCGCTGTCTTCGAGGAGCTCAAGAAGGACGAGCCCAAGCGCGAGTTCACCATCGGCATTGTCGATGACGTGACCAACCTGAGCCTGCCCGAGGCCGAGGATGCGCCCAACACCGCAGCCCCCGGCACCATCGAGTGCAAGTTCTGGGGTCTGGGTGGCGACGGTACCGTCGGCGCCAACAAGAACTCGATCAAGATCATCGGCGACCACACCGACAAGTACGTTCAGGCCTACTTCCAGTACGACTCCAAGAAGACCGGCGGCGTCACCGTTTCGCACCTGCGCTTTGGTGATTCCCCGATCCGCTCGCCGTACTATGTGACCAAGGCCGACTTTGTCGCCTGCCACAACCCCAGCTACATCGTCAAGGGCTTCAAGATGGTCCGCGACGTCAAGCCGGGTGGCACCTTCCTGGTCAACTGCCAGTGGAGCGACGAGGAGTTCGCCGAGCACATGCCCGCCGTGGCCAAGCGCTACATCGCGAACAACAACGTCAACGTCTACCTGATCGACGCTATCGATCTGGCTGCCAAGGTCGGCATGGGCAAGCGCACCAACACGGTGCTCCAGTCCGCCTTCTTCGCGCTGGCCAAGGTCCTGCCCGCCGAGGACGCCCTGCAGTACATGAAGGACGCGGCTACCAAGTCCTACATGAAGAAGGGCCAGGCCATCGTCGACGCCAACCATAAGGCCATCGATGCCGGCGCTACCGCCTTCCGTAAGTTCGAGGTTCCGGCCGACTGGGCAACTGCCGAGGATGCCGCTCCCGTCGAGCTCTCCGAGGAGACCAAGTCCGCTATTGCCCAGCAGGTCAAGAACCTGCTCGAGCCCATCGATCGCATGGATGGCGACAGCCTGCCCGTTTCCGCCTTTGTCGATTGCGCCGACGGCCAGTTTGAGCTGGGCGCCTCCGCATACGAGAAGCGCGGCGTCGCCGTGGTCGTTCCTCACTGGGACGAGACCAAGTGCATCCAGTGCAACCAGTGCGCCTATGTGTGCCCGCATGCCACCATCCGTCCGTTCGCGATGACCGAGGACGAGGCTGCCGCCGCACCCGAGGCTACCCGCACGCTCGACGCCATGGGCCCCAAGGCCAAGGGCATGAAGTTCACCATGGCCGTGTCCCCGCTCGACTGCATGGGCTGCACCAACTGCGTCAAGGTCTGCCCCAAGGGCGCCCTCGAGATGGTTCCCACCGAGCAGGAGATGGACCAGCAGCCCGTTTGGGACTACATGGTCGAAAACGTCTCCGAGAAGAAGGAGCTCATCGCGGCCAACGTCAAGGGCAGCCAGTTTAAGCAGCCCTACCTGGAGTTCTCCGGCTCCTGCGCCGGCTGCGCCGAGACCGCCTATGCTCGTCTGGTGACCCAGGTCGCCGGCGACCGCATGTTCATCTCCAACGCCACCGGCTGCTCCTCCATTTGGGGCAACCCCGCTGCCACCGCTCCTTACTGCAAGGACAAGGACGGTCACGGCCCGGCGTGGAACAACTCCCTGTTCGAGGACAATGCCGAGCACGGTCTGGGCATGGCCGTTGGCTATGAGGCCGTTCAGAAGAAGCTGATCGCTGCTACGCAGGAGATCATCGCCGCTGACGGTCCGTCCGACGAGCTCAAGGCCGCCGGTCAGGCTTGGATTGACTCCGTCAACGACGCCGAGGCCTCTAAGACCGCTGCCGCCGCCTACGTTACCGAGCTCGAGAAGTGCGGCTGTGACGCTTCCAAGGCGATCCTCGCCGACAAGGCTTACCTCACCAAGAAGTCCTTCTGGATCTTCGGTGGCGACGGTTGGGCTTACGACATCGGCTTCGGTGGCCTGGACCACGTCCTGGCTTCCGGCCACAACGTCAACGTCTTCGTCTTCGACACCGAGGTTTACTCCAACACCGGCGGTCAGGCCTCCAAGGCCTCGAATCTGGGCCAGGTTGCTCAGTTCGCCGCTGCCGGTAAGGTGACCAAGAAGAAGTCTCTGGCTGAGATTGCCATGAGCTACGGCTACGTCTACGTGGCGCAGGTCGCCATGGGCGCCAACCCGGCTCAGACCCTCAAGGCCATCCACGAGGCCGAGGCCTACGACGGCCCGTCCCTCATCATCGGCTACAGCCCCTGCGAGATGCACTCCATCAAGAAGGGCGGCATGCAGAACTGCCAGGCCGAGATGAAGAAGGCTGTCGAGTGCGGTTACTGGAACCTCTTCCGCTTTAACCCCGAGGCTGCTGCCGGCAAGAAGTTCTCGCTCGATTCCAAGGAGCCCGCGGGTGGTTATCAGGAGTTCCTGATGAACGAGGCCCGTTACGCTTCGTTGACGCGTTCCTTCCCCGAGCGCGCCGAGGAGCTCTTCAAGGAGAACGAGCAGGCCGCTATGGACCGCTACGCTCACCTGCTGAAGCTCAAGACGGTGTACAACGAGGCTTAGGTCTCCCACCGCAGGATCTGAGGGCTGACCTTCGCGGACGTCCTCGGACATGAAAGAACCCCCGCTGCGCACTACGTGCGGCGGGGGTTCTTTCGTCCTGCGGAATGTCCGCGAAGGTCAGCCCTCAGATCCTGCTACGACTACGTCCTCGGATTGTGTGGCTGAATGAAGGACGTGGTTGTGGGGGCCTTTAGTCCCCTTCGCTGTTTCGCGGCTTTGCCGCGAAACAGCGCGCCACTCTGGGGATGGATGGAGTTTTGGCTGTTGCCGCCTTCTATCCCCGTGCTTTGGGGCTGGTTGCCTTTTTGGAGCTCATCTTTATTCCTTATGCTGAATGAAAAGCCCCATGTTTTTGCAGGGGTGCATACTCGTCTTATTAATGCATAGAATCTCGTATAGTGCGAGTAAGATATTACGTTGTCTGTTTTGTGTTTAGTGGAGATATAGTTTGCATAATCTAGTCTAATCCCTGCTCTATTAAAATAAAGTTGCACGTAAATGGCGTAGATATACCTAAGCTGGGCTTCTTTACGCTGAGCGGGTAAAAATGACCGTTCACCGTTCAACTGTTTTCAAAATGAATAAAATGAGCGATAAAGAGAATATAAACCTTAATAAACTCGCGTATCGCACGGACACGGGTTATTAATGGGTTGTAGGTCTTTTACAGAAGGGATTCCAGCAATGTCTAAGCCTCTTGGCAAGCCCGATCGTATTGTCGTCGCCCTTGGCGGCAACGCCCTCGGCAACAACCCCGTCGAGCAGATCGAGGCCGTGAGCAACACCGCCCACGCTCTCCTTGGTCTTATCGAGCAGGGTAACGAGATCATCATCACCCACGGCAACGGCCCGCAGGTCGGCATGATCCAGAACGCCTTCGCCGCTGCCCACGACGCCATCGGCACCCCCGAGATGCCGCTGCCCGAGTGCGGCGCCATGTCCCAGGGCTATATTGGTTATCACCTGCAGCAGGGCATCGGCCGCGAGATGCACAAGCGCTATAAGCGTTGGCACGCCGCCACCGTCGTCACCCAGATCGAGTGCGACCCGGATGATCCCGCGTTCAAGAACCCGACCAAGCCGATCGGCCCCTTCTACACCGAGGAGCAGGCCAAGGAGTTCATGGCCGAGGATCCCTCCAAGGTCTTCGTCGAGGATTCCGGCCGCGGCTGGCGTCGCGTCGTCGCTTCCCCCGATCCCAAGAAGATCGTCGAGGCTGACTCCATCCTCAACCTGCTCGACAACGAGTTCATCGTCATCGCCTGCGGTGGCGGCGGCATCCCCGTCGTCCGCGACTACGAGAACAAGGGCTGCTACAAGGGCGTTCCCGCCGTCATCGACAAGGACCTGGGCGGCGAGCTGCTGGCCGAGGACTGCGACGCCGACGTTCTGTTCCTGCTGACCGCCGTTGAGCATGTCGCCATCAACTTTGGCAAGCCCAACCAGGAGGAGCTCGAGGACCTCACCGCCGACGAGGCCGAGCGCCTGGCCGACGAGGGCCAGTTCGGCAAGGGTTCCATGGAGCCCAAGGTCCGCGCTGCCATCAAGTTCGCCCGTTCCCGCAAGGGCCGCACCTGCATCATCGGCGCCCTGGACAAGGCCGCCGAGACCATGGCCGGCCTCTCCGGTACCCGCATTCACGAGTAGTCTCTACTCTGTTGCCTCTCTCGTGGGCGCCAGGCAAAGCGCCCACAAACTAGCCTCTCTTCATGAGCCCCGCAGTCCGCTCCGACTGCGGGGCTTTTGCTATTGAGGTAGCTGTTCATGAAACCCGGCACTTGGGGACGTTCCCTTTCTGCCGGCAGCTTGGGACAGTCCTTAAAGGTAGCTCCTGACAGCTGGGAATGGGCCTATTCGTCCGCCCATGAGCGGCATCCGCAAGGGCTGTCCACAGTGGCTGGTCATTTATGTCTGTCCCCAATGACCACTCATTCAAGTCTGTCCCCAATGACTAGTAGTAGGCCCACATGGCTTCGACTTCGTTGAGGACCTCTACGACGCCCCAGCGACGGGCGCTGCGGCTGGCCGAGTTGGGGTCGTAGACGCCAATCTGGTCGGCATCGTCGATGCCGTAGAGCACGATGTAGTGGCCTACGTTGGTAAACGTACCGGGGCGCACTGCGGCGATGACGGGCGCACCCGAGCGAAGTGCTTGAGTAATCGATTCGCGATCGTTATAGAGCTGTGTTCCGTTGAGCCCCAGCTGCCACGCACCGCCTGTCATAAACGACCACTCGGTGGCACCAGTGGGGGCGTAGTTGCCGGCTTCGGCCAGCGCGCATATATCGACCGGCGTCTTATCGGTATGGCCGGTCTTAAAGATATAGACCATGGTGAGGCAGGTAGGACCGCAAGCGTTTTCGCGAATAGTGCCACCGGCATAGGGCAGCTCCGACCATGCGGGGTCAATTTGGTAGATGTGGGGCATGGTGCCGGCCTGCCATTGCGAGCGTGGGGTCGAGAACGCAAAGGAGTAACCGGGCGCGACGGGAGCTTTAAGCAGCTTGTCCTCGGCAGTGGGCTCAAGACCGGCTGATCCGTGGGAGATACAGGATCCCAAAAACACAAAGACGAGGCAGGCGGCGATGGAGCAAAGCGCAAGGCGTAGGCGGCGGGCCGGAAGCGCGTGGCTTGTGGTGTGCGACGCGGGGTGAGGGGAGGAATTGCCGCGATCGCGTTGAGGTCGCGAAAAGGAACGCTTGACGTAGTAGTCGGTCTTACGGCGATCGTAGCGGCGTGGCTGCGATGTGTCGGTCTGACGTTGGCGTGTGCTCGTACTCACGCGGTCTGACTGCTGCACGGTACGGCTTTGCTGCCGCGAAGAAGCCCCGGGCTGCTCTTGGGGGCGCTGCGGGTTGTCGTTGTCGGAGGTGCTTCTGGGCGTTGGCGTGGTGCGGCCGGCAAGGCGCACGCTTTGTGGCCGTTGGTCGCCGTCATTGTATCCGTATGCCATTCGAATCACCTTGCCTCATGTGTAACTTGTCTATCCTACATAAAAAGATGCACGACACATGGGTATGTGCGCCAAAAGCCTGACAAATGGTATGAACGTTGCCGCGCCGCGCGCCAAGCGTCACGGCAACAGGTCTTCAAAAGCAGACAAGATGAAAGCGTCCAAGACGAATGACGTCTCCCGCCGTTCGTCCCAAAAACGGTGCCGCTCGTTTTGCAGTTCTGCCTTCGGTCGAGCTGCGAGCGGCGCTGCTGCGCCAAGGCCGTATCTTAAAGCCATGGAATAAAAGCGCGCGGCAAAACGGACCGCGCAAGGGGTGACGCCAAGGGCGTCAAAAAGGAAAGGAGGGGAACAATGGCGGACAAGAACGCAGAAGTTGCAGTCGAGGATAACGGCGGCATGAAGAAAACGCTCTCGCTCTGGAACTTCTTCACCATCGGCTTTGGTGCCATTATCGGTACCGGTTGGGTTCTGCAGGTCGGCGACTGGATGGTCGTGGGCGGCGGTCCCGTTCCCGCTATGATCGCATTCCTCTTGGGTGCAATCTTCCTCGTGCCCGTCGGAGCTGTTTTCGGTGAGCTCACGGCCGCTATCCCCATCTCGGGCGGCATCGTCGAGTATGTCGATCGTAGCTTTGGCCGTACGCTGAGCTACATCACCGGATGGCTTTTGGCCCTGGGCAACGGCATCCTGTGCCCGTGGGAGGCCATTGCCATTTCGACTCTCGTGTCCGAGATGTTCGGTAGCCTGCCCGGCCTTGAGTGGCTGCGCGCCGTCAAGCTCTACACCATCCTGGGGGCCGACGTTTACCTGTTCCCGACGCTGATCGCGCTCGGCTTTGCAGTTTACGTCATCTTCCTCAACTTCCGTGGTGCCAGCTCGGCCGCCAAGCTTCAGGCCTTCCTGACCAAGGCTCTGCTCTGCGGCATGCTGCTCGCCATGGGCGTCTCGCTGTTCACCGGCTCGCCGGACAACGCCATGCCCGTGTTCTCCCAGGTCGCCGGCGCTGGCGGCGGCAAGGCCGCTACCGAGAGCTCCAGCCTGTTTGC
This genomic interval carries:
- the nifJ gene encoding pyruvate:ferredoxin (flavodoxin) oxidoreductase, which produces MARKFKSMDGNEAAAYVSYAYTEVAGIYPITPSSPMADHVDQWAAQGRKNIFGTPVKVVEMESEAGAAGTVHGSLGAGALTTTYTASQGLLLMIPNMYKIAGEQLPGVFHVSARCVASHALNIFGDHSDVMACRQTGFAMLAEGNVQEVMDLSPVAHLAAIEGKTPFLNFFDGFRTSHEIQKVAMWDYKDLAEMCDMDAVQAFRDHALNPEHPHTRGSHENGDIFFQNREACNKVYDELPAVVEGYMKKINEKLGTDYGLFNYYGAPDADRVVVCMGSFCDVLEEVIDYLNAHGEKVGLVKVRLFRPFSIKHFVDVLPETVQKIAVMDRTKEPGSIGEPLYQDVVSALYEAGKTGIKVVGGRYGLGSKDTPPASAFAVFEELKKDEPKREFTIGIVDDVTNLSLPEAEDAPNTAAPGTIECKFWGLGGDGTVGANKNSIKIIGDHTDKYVQAYFQYDSKKTGGVTVSHLRFGDSPIRSPYYVTKADFVACHNPSYIVKGFKMVRDVKPGGTFLVNCQWSDEEFAEHMPAVAKRYIANNNVNVYLIDAIDLAAKVGMGKRTNTVLQSAFFALAKVLPAEDALQYMKDAATKSYMKKGQAIVDANHKAIDAGATAFRKFEVPADWATAEDAAPVELSEETKSAIAQQVKNLLEPIDRMDGDSLPVSAFVDCADGQFELGASAYEKRGVAVVVPHWDETKCIQCNQCAYVCPHATIRPFAMTEDEAAAAPEATRTLDAMGPKAKGMKFTMAVSPLDCMGCTNCVKVCPKGALEMVPTEQEMDQQPVWDYMVENVSEKKELIAANVKGSQFKQPYLEFSGSCAGCAETAYARLVTQVAGDRMFISNATGCSSIWGNPAATAPYCKDKDGHGPAWNNSLFEDNAEHGLGMAVGYEAVQKKLIAATQEIIAADGPSDELKAAGQAWIDSVNDAEASKTAAAAYVTELEKCGCDASKAILADKAYLTKKSFWIFGGDGWAYDIGFGGLDHVLASGHNVNVFVFDTEVYSNTGGQASKASNLGQVAQFAAAGKVTKKKSLAEIAMSYGYVYVAQVAMGANPAQTLKAIHEAEAYDGPSLIIGYSPCEMHSIKKGGMQNCQAEMKKAVECGYWNLFRFNPEAAAGKKFSLDSKEPAGGYQEFLMNEARYASLTRSFPERAEELFKENEQAAMDRYAHLLKLKTVYNEA
- the arcC gene encoding carbamate kinase, which codes for MSKPLGKPDRIVVALGGNALGNNPVEQIEAVSNTAHALLGLIEQGNEIIITHGNGPQVGMIQNAFAAAHDAIGTPEMPLPECGAMSQGYIGYHLQQGIGREMHKRYKRWHAATVVTQIECDPDDPAFKNPTKPIGPFYTEEQAKEFMAEDPSKVFVEDSGRGWRRVVASPDPKKIVEADSILNLLDNEFIVIACGGGGIPVVRDYENKGCYKGVPAVIDKDLGGELLAEDCDADVLFLLTAVEHVAINFGKPNQEELEDLTADEAERLADEGQFGKGSMEPKVRAAIKFARSRKGRTCIIGALDKAAETMAGLSGTRIHE
- a CDS encoding C39 family peptidase yields the protein MAYGYNDGDQRPQSVRLAGRTTPTPRSTSDNDNPQRPQEQPGASSRQQSRTVQQSDRVSTSTRQRQTDTSQPRRYDRRKTDYYVKRSFSRPQRDRGNSSPHPASHTTSHALPARRLRLALCSIAACLVFVFLGSCISHGSAGLEPTAEDKLLKAPVAPGYSFAFSTPRSQWQAGTMPHIYQIDPAWSELPYAGGTIRENACGPTCLTMVYIFKTGHTDKTPVDICALAEAGNYAPTGATEWSFMTGGAWQLGLNGTQLYNDRESITQALRSGAPVIAAVRPGTFTNVGHYIVLYGIDDADQIGVYDPNSASRSARRWGVVEVLNEVEAMWAYY